In Nitrospira sp., the following are encoded in one genomic region:
- a CDS encoding alternate F1F0 ATPase, F1 subunit alpha: MEPESLKNVFDRAFTGIRQVREAFVPQLRPREIGTITSIATGIAKVSGLPGVGFEEVLRFPGDVYGIAFNIDEDEIGVVLLGDYWQLHTGDEVERSGHVMDVPVGDGLIGRIMNPLGRPLDGAGPVMSSARLPTERTAPHIMDRAPVTVPLQTGLKVVDALIPIGRGQRELIVGDRQTGKTAIALDTILNQRDQNVLCVYCAIGQRASGVAKVIATLREQGAMDYTVVVVTEGNDPPGLAYIAPYAATSIAEHFMAQGRDVLVVYDDLTHHARAYRELSLLLRRPPGREAFPGDIFYIHARLLERATHLRPELGGGSLTALPIIETEAQDISAYIPTNLISITDGQIYLSPSLFELGVMPAVDVGKSVSRVGGKAQRAAYRVVAGDLKLAYAQFEELETFARFGARLDEDTRTIIGHGRRIRACLKQPEFAPVSVPAQIAVLLALTDAHFDRVPLAQVTDAERAVHEAAANIPAEVCARLDAAEQLSDKDRSAIIDIARNALARFQPEPELKEKS; this comes from the coding sequence ATGGAACCTGAGAGCCTCAAGAACGTCTTTGACCGCGCGTTTACCGGAATACGCCAGGTGCGGGAGGCCTTCGTGCCCCAACTGAGGCCCCGGGAGATCGGTACCATCACGAGCATCGCCACGGGCATCGCAAAGGTCTCAGGCCTCCCCGGTGTGGGTTTTGAAGAGGTGTTGAGATTTCCCGGCGATGTGTATGGCATCGCCTTCAACATCGATGAAGATGAAATCGGCGTCGTGTTGCTGGGCGACTACTGGCAGTTGCATACGGGCGATGAAGTCGAACGCAGTGGGCACGTGATGGACGTGCCGGTGGGAGACGGATTAATCGGGCGTATTATGAATCCATTGGGCCGGCCGCTGGACGGCGCAGGTCCGGTGATGTCCAGCGCGCGCCTGCCCACCGAACGCACGGCGCCGCACATCATGGATCGCGCGCCTGTCACCGTGCCGCTCCAGACCGGTCTGAAAGTCGTCGATGCGCTCATTCCCATCGGGCGCGGTCAGCGCGAATTGATCGTGGGCGACCGGCAAACCGGCAAAACCGCTATCGCGCTCGATACGATTCTCAATCAACGTGACCAAAATGTGTTGTGCGTGTATTGCGCCATCGGCCAACGCGCGTCCGGCGTGGCCAAGGTGATCGCCACGCTGCGAGAGCAAGGCGCGATGGACTACACCGTCGTCGTTGTCACGGAGGGCAATGACCCTCCAGGCCTCGCCTACATCGCGCCGTACGCCGCGACCAGCATTGCGGAACATTTCATGGCACAAGGCCGCGACGTGCTGGTTGTGTATGACGACCTGACGCATCATGCGCGGGCCTATCGCGAACTGTCTTTGCTGCTGCGTCGCCCGCCCGGACGAGAAGCGTTTCCCGGCGACATCTTTTACATTCACGCGCGGTTGCTGGAACGGGCCACGCACTTGCGCCCGGAGCTCGGCGGCGGATCGCTGACGGCCTTGCCGATCATCGAAACTGAAGCGCAGGATATTTCTGCCTATATTCCGACCAACTTGATTTCCATCACGGACGGGCAGATTTACCTCTCGCCGTCGCTGTTTGAATTAGGCGTGATGCCCGCGGTCGATGTCGGGAAATCCGTGTCGCGCGTTGGTGGCAAGGCGCAACGCGCGGCCTACCGTGTCGTGGCGGGCGACCTCAAGCTCGCCTATGCACAGTTCGAGGAACTCGAAACCTTTGCCCGGTTTGGCGCCCGCTTGGATGAAGACACCCGCACGATCATCGGCCACGGACGGCGCATTCGCGCCTGCCTCAAACAGCCGGAATTCGCCCCGGTGTCCGTGCCCGCGCAAATCGCTGTGCTGCTGGCGTTAACCGACGCGCACTTCGACCGTGTGCCGCTTGCCCAGGTGACAGACGCCGAGCGCGCCGTGCATGAGGCGGCGGCGAACATCCCGGCGGAAGTCTGCGCGCGACTCGATGCCGCCGAACAATTGAGCGACAAGGATCGGAGCGCGATCATCGACATCGCTCGCAACGCGCTCGCGCGTTTTCAGCCGGAGCCGGAGCTCAAGGAGAAATCATGA
- a CDS encoding F0F1 ATP synthase subunit epsilon has protein sequence MNLKILLPFKIFTEKTDVLRIVAGTREGSSVGLLPHRLDCVAALAPGILLYETEADGEVYVAVDEGVLVKTGADVLVSVRNAIGGMNLDQLRQAVEDEFLNLDEQEKSVRSVLAKLESGFIHRFAAFHHE, from the coding sequence ATGAATCTTAAGATTCTCCTGCCCTTTAAGATCTTTACCGAGAAGACCGACGTCTTGCGCATCGTCGCGGGGACTCGCGAAGGCTCCTCGGTTGGACTCCTGCCTCACCGGCTTGACTGCGTGGCGGCGCTCGCGCCAGGGATCCTGCTCTACGAAACCGAAGCGGACGGTGAGGTGTACGTGGCCGTCGATGAAGGCGTCCTCGTCAAGACCGGCGCCGACGTGCTGGTCTCAGTACGCAACGCGATCGGGGGGATGAACCTCGATCAACTGCGCCAGGCGGTAGAGGACGAATTTCTGAATCTGGACGAGCAGGAGAAGAGCGTGCGTTCGGTGCTGGCGAAATTGGAAAGCGGATTTATTCATCGCTTCGCGGCGTTTCATCATGAGTGA
- the acs gene encoding acetate--CoA ligase has translation MSEAQYPVPEEFRRQAHITESRYQDMYQRSVEDPEGFWSEQAQEFVTWSGPWNRVLDWDFKTGHVRWFEGGKLNASYNCIDRHLAGRGEQTAIIWEGNEPSQSRSITYRELHAQVCRFANVLKDRGIGKGDRVCLYMPMIPEAVFAMLACARIGAIHSVVFAGFSSEAFKHRVQDCGCRLVVTVDGYRHGDKGIDHKKKVDQALEECPGVKTVLAVKHRGEAIAWKRERDVWYDEAIAGSSPECPVEEMDAEDPLFILYTSGSTGKPKGLVHTTGGYLLFAAITHKYTFDYHDGEVYWCTADIGWITGHTYIVYGPLANGATTLLFEGVPHYPDYSRFWQVVDKHLVNIFYTAPTAIRALMAEGEEPVKKTSRRSLRVLGTVGEPIDPKAWEWFHRVVGDGRCPIADTWWQTETGGLLLTPLPGAMPLKPGSVAKPFFGVVPALVDEAGTILQGEAQGRLVITRSWPALARTIYGNHERFIKTYFSRFPGLYDTEDGARRDADGYYWITGRVDDVLNVSGHRLGTAELESALAKHPDVAEASVVGYPHAIKGQGIYAYVVLNEGVEPSDALRTALVGQVRNEIGPIAKPDVIQWADGLPKTRSGKIMRRILRKIAANELDDLGDTSTLADPTVVDALIVKRRKL, from the coding sequence ATGAGTGAAGCACAATACCCTGTTCCGGAAGAGTTCCGAAGGCAGGCCCATATCACCGAGTCACGATATCAGGACATGTATCAACGCTCAGTGGAAGACCCCGAAGGCTTCTGGAGTGAACAAGCTCAAGAGTTTGTGACCTGGTCAGGGCCCTGGAACAGAGTGCTGGATTGGGACTTCAAGACAGGTCATGTCCGCTGGTTCGAAGGCGGCAAACTGAACGCCTCGTATAATTGCATCGACCGGCATCTGGCCGGGCGCGGTGAACAGACCGCGATCATCTGGGAGGGGAATGAGCCGAGTCAGAGTCGCTCGATCACCTATCGCGAACTGCACGCACAGGTCTGTCGATTCGCCAACGTGCTCAAGGATCGCGGCATCGGCAAAGGCGACCGGGTGTGCCTGTACATGCCGATGATCCCCGAAGCCGTCTTCGCCATGCTCGCCTGCGCCCGCATCGGCGCCATCCATTCGGTGGTGTTCGCCGGGTTCTCGTCCGAAGCCTTCAAGCATCGCGTGCAGGACTGCGGGTGCCGCCTGGTCGTCACCGTCGATGGGTATCGACACGGCGACAAGGGGATTGACCACAAGAAGAAGGTGGATCAGGCACTGGAGGAATGCCCCGGCGTCAAGACCGTGCTGGCGGTGAAACATCGCGGGGAGGCGATCGCCTGGAAGCGCGAGCGCGACGTCTGGTACGACGAAGCCATCGCCGGCAGTTCACCTGAATGCCCGGTCGAGGAAATGGACGCGGAAGACCCGTTGTTCATTCTCTATACCTCCGGCTCAACGGGAAAACCGAAGGGCCTGGTGCACACGACGGGAGGCTATCTGCTCTTCGCCGCCATCACGCATAAATACACCTTCGATTACCACGACGGCGAGGTGTACTGGTGTACCGCGGACATCGGCTGGATCACCGGCCATACCTACATCGTCTATGGTCCATTGGCCAATGGCGCGACGACGCTACTGTTCGAAGGCGTGCCCCATTATCCGGACTACTCCCGTTTCTGGCAGGTCGTGGATAAGCACCTGGTCAATATTTTCTATACGGCGCCCACGGCGATACGCGCCCTGATGGCTGAAGGCGAGGAGCCGGTGAAGAAGACCAGCCGCCGGAGCCTGCGAGTGCTGGGCACGGTCGGTGAGCCCATCGATCCCAAGGCCTGGGAATGGTTTCATCGGGTTGTCGGAGATGGACGCTGTCCCATTGCCGACACCTGGTGGCAGACGGAAACCGGCGGTCTGCTCTTAACTCCCCTGCCAGGGGCCATGCCGTTGAAACCGGGGTCGGTGGCCAAGCCATTCTTCGGTGTAGTCCCGGCTCTGGTGGATGAGGCAGGGACGATCCTCCAAGGCGAGGCCCAGGGCCGGTTGGTCATCACCCGTTCCTGGCCCGCTTTGGCGCGCACAATCTATGGGAACCATGAGCGCTTCATCAAGACCTATTTCAGCAGATTTCCGGGCCTCTATGACACCGAGGACGGCGCCCGGCGCGACGCGGACGGCTATTACTGGATCACCGGGCGGGTCGATGACGTCTTGAACGTGTCCGGTCATCGCCTGGGGACCGCCGAGCTGGAGAGTGCGCTGGCTAAGCACCCAGATGTAGCCGAGGCCTCTGTGGTCGGCTACCCCCATGCCATCAAGGGGCAGGGCATCTATGCCTACGTCGTGTTGAACGAAGGCGTCGAACCATCGGACGCATTGCGTACAGCCCTTGTCGGACAGGTGCGCAACGAAATCGGCCCTATCGCCAAACCCGATGTTATCCAATGGGCCGATGGTCTTCCCAAGACCCGATCCGGAAAGATCATGCGCCGCATCTTGCGCAAGATTGCGGCGAACGAACTGGATGATCTGGGGGATACCTCGACCCTGGCCGATCCGACCGTCGTCGACGCCTTGATTGTAAAACGCCGGAAGCTGTAG
- a CDS encoding ATP synthase subunit I — MTESLSLVAALVAGIVLGAMFFGGLWWTVREGLSSKRVALWFLGSLLLRMSVTLAGFYVVSGAHWERFLLCLLGFTMARWVVRWLTRPSGENQSPPVLEGSHAP; from the coding sequence ATGACTGAATCATTGAGCCTGGTGGCGGCATTGGTCGCGGGCATAGTGCTCGGAGCGATGTTTTTCGGCGGACTTTGGTGGACCGTGCGTGAGGGACTTTCGTCCAAACGGGTGGCACTGTGGTTTCTCGGCAGTCTGCTGCTACGGATGAGCGTGACCCTGGCTGGGTTTTACGTGGTGTCGGGCGCTCATTGGGAGCGGTTCCTGCTCTGTCTCCTCGGATTTACCATGGCACGCTGGGTCGTCAGGTGGCTGACGCGTCCGTCGGGAGAAAACCAGTCTCCTCCTGTGCTGGAGGGCAGTCATGCACCTTAG
- a CDS encoding AtpZ/AtpI family protein, which yields MSEKPEGPSADGQTEFSRRVGERAARKLKAQRQVTQTVWSGLGMVGLVGWSVAVPTLLGAALGLWVDKHYPGSHSWTLMLLAIGLALGCVNAWHWVAKEGREIREQEENSHD from the coding sequence ATGAGTGAAAAACCGGAAGGGCCATCTGCGGATGGCCAGACGGAATTCAGCCGTCGAGTGGGCGAGAGGGCGGCGCGCAAGCTCAAGGCGCAACGTCAGGTCACGCAGACCGTGTGGTCCGGCTTGGGGATGGTGGGTCTGGTTGGCTGGTCGGTGGCGGTGCCAACGTTACTGGGTGCGGCACTCGGACTGTGGGTAGACAAACACTATCCAGGGAGTCATTCCTGGACACTCATGCTGCTGGCTATCGGCTTAGCGCTCGGTTGCGTCAATGCCTGGCATTGGGTGGCGAAGGAAGGCAGGGAAATACGCGAGCAAGAGGAGAATAGCCATGACTGA
- a CDS encoding F0F1 ATP synthase subunit A codes for MHLSPDDIVFCQYGFLKLNATILWTWGLMFVLAVGSLLITRNLSTGLQRSRWQNVLEIIVTAINEQIEEVGLRQPDKYLGFLGTLFLFVAVASLFTIIPGYEPPTGSLSTTAALAICVFVAVPLFGIEDCGLGGYLRAYLKPTWVMLPFNIISELSRTLALAARLFGNMMSGTMLLAILLTITPFIFPIAMSVLGLLTGMVQAYIFSILATVYIAAATRTREPNLQQEHKH; via the coding sequence ATGCACCTTAGCCCGGACGACATCGTCTTCTGCCAATATGGGTTTCTCAAACTCAACGCCACCATTCTGTGGACGTGGGGACTGATGTTCGTGCTGGCAGTCGGTTCACTCCTCATCACGCGCAATCTTTCCACGGGTCTGCAACGTTCCCGCTGGCAGAACGTCTTGGAAATCATCGTCACTGCCATCAATGAACAAATCGAAGAGGTCGGGCTGCGGCAACCTGATAAATATCTTGGTTTTCTGGGTACGCTGTTCCTATTTGTCGCGGTGGCGAGCCTCTTCACCATCATTCCCGGCTATGAGCCACCGACCGGTTCGCTCTCGACCACCGCGGCGTTGGCGATCTGTGTGTTTGTGGCGGTACCGCTGTTCGGCATTGAGGATTGCGGGCTGGGCGGATATCTAAGAGCCTACTTGAAACCGACGTGGGTTATGTTGCCGTTCAACATCATCAGCGAACTCTCGCGCACCTTGGCCCTGGCTGCCCGTCTGTTCGGTAACATGATGAGCGGGACGATGCTCCTCGCCATTTTGCTGACCATCACGCCGTTTATCTTCCCGATTGCTATGAGTGTGCTCGGACTGCTGACCGGCATGGTCCAGGCCTACATCTTCAGCATCTTGGCCACGGTGTACATTGCGGCTGCTACGCGCACGCGCGAGCCAAACCTCCAACAGGAACACAAGCATTGA
- the glgP gene encoding alpha-glucan family phosphorylase encodes MFAYFLNRPLPSKLEGLTDLALDLRWTWSHATDRLWEMLDPEAWERTRNPYFILQNVSQARLEEAAEDREFAEELRTWLAQRQRYLQDPGWFGRERGAQSPKGVAYFSMEFGLGEALPIYSGGLGILAGDFLKTASDLGVPVVGIGLLYQQGYFRQILDPEGRQGEAYPYNDPMVLPITPAPNREGGWLRIRLELPGRAILLRVWQARVGKVTLYLLDSNDLLNSPPDRGATAHLYPTDEKVRLTQEIILGIGGWRVLEELGLDIELCHLNEGHAAFAVLARALSFMRQTGHSFSVAFQATRSGNVFTTHTPVEAGFDRFSHELIRPYASYLAEVAHVPLDDLLALGRKDAGNHAEPFNMAFLAMRGSGTINGVSRLHGVVSRGIFQPLFPNWPSHEVPIGHVTNGVHMPSWDSEEADALWTRTCGKERWLGSLDELCVSIGQVNDDSLWSIRASARYALICYARRRLVRQMRERGAAAEHVQQAEGILDPNTITLGFARRFASYKRPTLMLHDPARLARMLCQTDRPVQLIVAGKAHPHDEEGKRLVHELTRFSARADIWDRIVFLEDYDMTLAQYLVAGIDVWLNTPRRPWEACGTSGMKVLVNGGLNLSELDGWWAEAYAPDVGWALGDGREHHEPEYDAVEATRLYELLEQQVIPEFYDRDPAGIPHAWLTRIRASLSRLTPQFSSNRMVREYVDTIYVPACALLRHRLEHEGKLAVELDEWQVRIRQSWKEIRFGDLQVTSVGDHWHFEVLVYFGDLDPDQIRVELYADPQDDGERPTRIVMHQQGTIPGSVHGYVFWADSPATRPAHHFTPRIVPFHPAATVPLEESLILWKQ; translated from the coding sequence ATGTTCGCATATTTTCTTAATCGCCCCCTGCCGTCGAAGCTTGAGGGGTTAACTGACCTTGCGCTCGATCTTCGTTGGACCTGGAGTCACGCTACCGACCGGCTGTGGGAAATGCTGGATCCCGAGGCATGGGAGCGGACTCGTAACCCGTACTTTATCTTGCAAAATGTCTCGCAAGCCCGGCTGGAAGAAGCTGCGGAGGACCGCGAGTTCGCAGAGGAACTGCGGACATGGCTCGCGCAGCGGCAGCGCTATTTGCAAGACCCTGGCTGGTTCGGACGTGAGCGAGGCGCACAAAGCCCGAAAGGCGTCGCCTATTTCAGCATGGAGTTCGGGCTAGGAGAAGCGCTGCCGATCTATTCGGGCGGTCTGGGTATTCTGGCTGGGGACTTTCTGAAAACCGCGAGCGACTTGGGGGTCCCGGTCGTCGGGATTGGACTCCTCTATCAACAAGGCTACTTTCGGCAAATCCTGGATCCCGAGGGCCGGCAAGGCGAGGCCTATCCGTATAACGATCCTATGGTACTGCCCATCACCCCGGCGCCGAACCGCGAGGGAGGGTGGCTGAGAATCCGTCTGGAATTGCCCGGGCGAGCGATTCTATTACGAGTTTGGCAAGCTCGTGTAGGTAAAGTCACGTTGTATTTGTTGGACAGCAACGATCTGCTCAACAGCCCTCCTGACCGTGGCGCCACGGCGCATCTCTATCCCACCGATGAGAAAGTGCGTCTGACGCAGGAAATCATTCTCGGTATCGGAGGGTGGCGTGTGCTCGAAGAGCTTGGACTTGATATTGAGCTCTGCCACCTCAACGAGGGCCATGCCGCTTTTGCGGTGCTCGCGCGCGCCCTCAGTTTTATGCGTCAGACCGGGCACTCATTTTCGGTGGCGTTCCAGGCCACCAGATCCGGCAATGTGTTCACCACCCATACGCCGGTCGAAGCCGGGTTCGACCGGTTCTCTCATGAACTCATTCGCCCATACGCGTCGTATCTTGCAGAGGTGGCCCATGTGCCACTCGACGATCTGCTAGCCCTGGGACGCAAGGATGCCGGCAACCACGCCGAGCCGTTCAACATGGCCTTCCTGGCCATGCGAGGGAGTGGAACGATTAATGGAGTCAGTCGGCTCCATGGCGTCGTCAGCCGAGGCATTTTTCAGCCGCTCTTTCCCAACTGGCCATCACATGAGGTCCCGATCGGACATGTGACTAACGGCGTGCATATGCCGTCTTGGGATTCGGAGGAGGCGGATGCACTCTGGACACGTACCTGTGGCAAAGAACGATGGCTGGGCAGCCTTGATGAGTTGTGTGTCTCCATCGGTCAGGTGAATGACGACAGTTTGTGGTCGATTCGCGCATCGGCGCGATATGCCCTGATTTGCTATGCCCGCCGTCGGCTGGTTCGCCAGATGCGAGAACGAGGAGCGGCGGCAGAGCATGTGCAACAGGCTGAAGGCATACTAGATCCCAATACGATCACCTTGGGGTTTGCCAGACGGTTCGCGTCATATAAGCGTCCGACCCTCATGCTGCATGATCCGGCCCGGCTGGCACGGATGCTCTGTCAGACTGATCGTCCAGTCCAGTTGATCGTGGCGGGCAAGGCGCACCCTCATGACGAGGAAGGGAAGCGCCTGGTGCACGAGTTAACGCGCTTTTCGGCACGCGCGGACATCTGGGACCGTATCGTGTTCCTGGAAGATTACGATATGACGCTGGCGCAGTATCTCGTGGCCGGCATCGATGTTTGGCTCAACACGCCCAGGAGGCCGTGGGAGGCCTGTGGCACCAGCGGCATGAAAGTCCTGGTCAATGGGGGCCTCAACCTCTCAGAGTTGGACGGATGGTGGGCCGAGGCCTATGCGCCGGATGTTGGATGGGCGCTGGGCGACGGGCGAGAACATCATGAACCGGAGTACGATGCGGTGGAAGCCACGAGACTCTATGAGCTGTTGGAACAACAAGTTATTCCGGAGTTTTACGATCGGGATCCTGCCGGCATCCCGCATGCGTGGCTGACGCGTATCCGGGCCAGCCTGTCTCGTCTCACGCCGCAATTCAGCAGCAATCGGATGGTGCGAGAATATGTGGACACGATCTATGTCCCGGCTTGTGCGTTACTGAGACATCGTCTCGAGCATGAGGGGAAGCTGGCCGTTGAATTGGACGAGTGGCAGGTGCGGATACGCCAAAGCTGGAAAGAGATTCGATTCGGCGACCTCCAGGTCACCAGCGTGGGGGACCATTGGCATTTCGAAGTGCTTGTCTATTTCGGGGACCTCGACCCGGATCAGATACGAGTCGAACTCTATGCCGATCCGCAGGACGACGGCGAACGCCCCACGCGCATCGTCATGCATCAGCAGGGAACGATCCCCGGTTCGGTACATGGGTATGTTTTCTGGGCGGATAGCCCTGCCACACGCCCCGCGCATCATTTTACGCCCCGTATCGTGCCGTTCCATCCTGCGGCCACGGTGCCGCTGGAGGAGTCGCTCATCCTATGGAAACAGTGA
- the atpD gene encoding F0F1 ATP synthase subunit beta, which produces METVIDRSPRLGTVVSVRGSVIDVRFDGHLPPIYSLLYAKEGGIAIEVLAQLDAHRVRGIALTPTQGLARGMAVEDTGGPLKAPVGKGILSRMFDVFGNVIDRQAAPTEVQWRSVHRDPPALARRSTKSEIFETGIKVIDVLMPLERGGKAGLFGGAGVGKTVLLTEMIHNMIGHQKGVSIFCGIGERCREGEELYRDMKEAGVLPNMVMVFGQMNEPPGSRFRVGHAALTMAEYFRDDEHRDVLLLMDNIFRFIQAGMEVSGLMGQMPSRLGYQPTMGTELSALEERIANTDTGAITSIQAVYVPADDFTDPAAVHTFSHLSASIVLSRKRAGEGLYPAIDPLQSSSKMATPGIVGERHYALAQEIRRTLAQYGELKDIIAMLGLEQLSPEDRNVVARARRLERFLTQPFFTTEPFTGLTGKLVSLNETLDGCERILRDEFKDYPESALYMIGAIDEAKGRGKSDQPAASVEPERHTEAKADQKPAAESPAKTTPEPHPKPWATPHAESEHATSTHES; this is translated from the coding sequence ATGGAAACAGTGATTGATCGATCCCCTCGCTTAGGCACAGTGGTCTCGGTGCGTGGCAGTGTTATCGATGTGCGGTTCGATGGCCATCTGCCGCCCATCTACTCATTGCTGTACGCGAAGGAGGGGGGAATTGCCATCGAGGTGCTAGCGCAACTCGATGCACATCGCGTGCGCGGAATTGCCCTGACCCCGACCCAAGGTCTTGCCCGCGGCATGGCGGTGGAAGATACGGGTGGGCCGTTGAAGGCGCCGGTTGGCAAGGGCATTCTCTCGCGAATGTTCGACGTGTTCGGGAACGTCATCGACCGCCAAGCGGCGCCGACAGAAGTGCAATGGCGCTCAGTCCATCGAGACCCGCCGGCGTTAGCGCGGCGTTCCACGAAATCAGAGATTTTTGAGACGGGGATCAAGGTCATCGATGTGCTGATGCCGCTCGAACGCGGCGGCAAGGCGGGCCTGTTCGGTGGGGCGGGCGTGGGCAAGACGGTCCTGCTCACGGAAATGATTCACAACATGATCGGGCACCAGAAGGGCGTGAGTATTTTTTGCGGAATCGGCGAACGATGTCGTGAGGGGGAGGAACTGTACCGCGACATGAAGGAAGCCGGTGTGTTGCCGAACATGGTGATGGTCTTCGGCCAAATGAACGAGCCTCCGGGCAGCCGGTTCCGCGTGGGGCACGCCGCGTTGACGATGGCCGAGTATTTTCGCGACGACGAGCACCGCGATGTACTGCTGCTCATGGATAACATTTTTCGCTTCATCCAGGCCGGCATGGAAGTGTCCGGCTTGATGGGGCAGATGCCGTCGCGTCTGGGCTATCAGCCCACGATGGGTACCGAGCTGTCGGCGCTCGAGGAGCGTATCGCTAACACCGATACCGGCGCCATCACCTCAATCCAGGCGGTGTATGTGCCGGCCGACGATTTCACCGATCCGGCGGCGGTGCATACCTTCTCGCATCTCTCCGCCTCCATCGTGCTTTCTCGCAAACGGGCCGGTGAGGGACTGTACCCTGCAATCGACCCGCTGCAATCCAGCTCCAAGATGGCCACGCCGGGCATCGTGGGCGAACGGCATTACGCTTTGGCGCAGGAAATTCGGCGGACGCTTGCGCAATACGGGGAACTCAAGGACATCATCGCCATGCTTGGCCTGGAGCAGCTTTCGCCGGAGGACCGCAACGTGGTCGCCCGCGCACGCCGGTTGGAGAGGTTTCTTACCCAGCCGTTTTTCACGACTGAGCCGTTCACGGGCCTCACAGGAAAGCTCGTCAGCCTTAATGAGACACTGGACGGCTGTGAACGAATCCTGCGCGATGAATTCAAAGACTACCCGGAGAGCGCCCTCTATATGATCGGGGCGATTGACGAAGCGAAGGGGAGGGGGAAGTCGGACCAGCCCGCAGCCTCAGTCGAACCTGAGCGTCACACCGAAGCCAAGGCCGACCAGAAGCCTGCCGCCGAGTCCCCGGCGAAAACCACGCCCGAGCCGCATCCGAAGCCCTGGGCAACACCTCACGCGGAATCGGAACATGCAACCAGCACGCATGAATCTTAA
- a CDS encoding F0F1 ATP synthase subunit C: MDSLTLIAITSIITAGLTMAVGSIGPALGEGRAVATALTSLAQQPDAAATITRTLFVGLAMVESVAIYCFVVSMILIFANPFWNHVIAQTAGK, from the coding sequence ATGGATAGCCTGACGCTCATCGCAATCACGTCAATTATCACTGCCGGCCTGACGATGGCTGTGGGAAGTATCGGGCCGGCCCTCGGCGAAGGGCGCGCGGTGGCGACGGCCTTGACGTCCCTGGCGCAGCAGCCCGATGCCGCAGCGACCATTACACGGACCTTGTTCGTGGGCCTGGCCATGGTCGAGTCCGTTGCGATCTACTGCTTCGTGGTCTCGATGATTCTCATTTTCGCCAACCCGTTCTGGAATCACGTCATCGCCCAAACCGCGGGAAAGTAA